AGAAGACACTATCAAATAGTCTAAATAACAACAGCTGAGTACGTGTGGGAGCAAATGCTTTTATTATCAATGGAAATGTACCACTTCTAGGCTTATACATGCATCCAGGCATGGCAACACACTGTATTTAATATTAGATGAAATTCTAGTCCCTTTCCAAACTTAAAGCTACTTTGGCTACTCTCTCACCCATGAATTGCAAACCCTCTGCTCCATCtttcagtgtgggtttttttacataccTCATGTTTCTTTATTTCATCTTGTGATATGACACTTTTGCTTGAAGACAACCATGAGCAAGTATAAAGCTCAGTTGACTCAGAAATATCATCATTTAAGTCTGTACCAATTGTACTTCTGCTGTACTAATAAAAAGTAAACACAGGAGGAACTTTATGTtcagtatattttaaattaagattttcttttggTCTTGGAAAATCTGACTATTTTAACTAGGCCATTTCACTGTGCAACAGCATTAATACTTGCAGCAATGCAAAGGAATGGGTTCCATAGGATGGGAACAACTGGCCAGAGAATGGGAAGTGGTGGTGTTCAGTGGCACTACTGGCTTACAGACACTGTGATGAAATTAGGTTTTGGGGAATGCTctttgaattaataaaaatactttaatctTGTACATATTTCCAAACAATAACAATTCTAATTCATGCCTTCAACTACCCTGTGCATCTAAATTGTACTAGTGTCACAGGCAGCATCTTACAATCAACAAAATACTTATTCAAAAgtttagcaaaacaaaaagaacGTAGCTTAATTGCTGGGAAGCAGCAAGTCTTGCTACATACAACATCGATGCCATTTTTACAGAGCAGTTTTAGACATGTCTCTTAAAGCAGGAGCAGCATATCTTCCACCAGTCAACCAATTCCTCAATTCCCCTTCGAATACCAGAAGACTTGCCTGTATTTTATGTGTCTGTATAGTTACCTAGGAAAATGTGCAAATATGTCTATACTGATGTCACAATCTAAGGTAGcaacagacagaaaaagcagGAAGGACCCAATCAAATGACTGTTTATGCAATAGAAGTAAATTGTTTTCTATGTTCAGGAAACAGAGAACATTTGCAGGGCCTGACTTTGCCCTCTAAGTGGTCGTATAATATTTAGCAAGTCTTCATCAGCTTTACCTGGGACAAAGAATGTTCCGGATACAGAGAAACAGTTGTGGTTCCCTCGGAGAGACCTTCAATTCTAAAGCTACTTCGTTTCCGATTATCACAAGCTACTTGTTCCTTAATCATATCACTGGTAACATACACCAATGCACAATCAAGAAGAGCTTCAACAAATTCAAGAAAAACCAACTAGAGTAAAACAAACATggtgattaattaattaatttttgcaAAATCCCCTCATTAATGGGTATATGTACCTGAGCAAAAAACTCAAAAGTGATTGTAAAGCCTTGCTGGCCTCATTTATCTAGTCAAACATcccttcttctgaagaaaaagtgaaaactgCCAAAGCTCAGAAAATTCAGGAGGTGATATATTGTGTTACACCCTATAGAAGTAATACTGAAAGAAGACACTGCATAGATTTTTGCTGTATCTGGAGCTACAAGAAATTTCTCTAACAAATAACACACAACTATTGCTCTTCCTAAAACATTTCACTGCATACGATGTTTCCAGAAACCCCAGGAATGGGTATATAATGAATCCCTTAGTAAGACTTACACTGGGTGTTCAGTTTATCAGATACTGTTTGAAACAGTAAATCAATTACTTAATTTACAATAGACCATCACGGAGCAAGTGTGAAGGCCCTTCTTTACGGGTGAAGGCCCTCTATAGCAGGCCAGCTGTCAGGTAGCACAAGAGTCTTCTACAGTCACTACTCAACCTCATTGAGGTGGCAGCACTTCACTAATCAGGTTTCTTGGGTCACCAGATTTTCAGGATCAATGAGTTCACATCTTAACATTTCCAGTGCATGCCTCAACAGCTGGAAGTGCCAAGATTCATCTCTGTGTAATCACTGCACACACATATTGTCAGGCAACTGCCCCACAGACAGAACTAGTACTAGCAGCAATCTCCTAGAAAATGGTATTTCACCCTCTGGGTTACAGCACTCTTAAGGAGTTCTGTATGGTCAGGTATGCTGAGACTATATTAAAAAGGGAAAGATAATAAGCAAAAGATAGAAGCATGTGACCTAAATTAGAAGATACAGGCAGAACAAAAGGAACACAAATATAGAGGCTCAAGTTTGTACTCTTTACTTTtttggaataaattaattttcctcctgTTCTAGCAGATAGGACagtatttacagcattttttaaaagtaattttaactgTTCATGTagcaatgaattttttttttttttttttgcttacacaCCTCCGGCTCCAGGTTGATACTACTGCTATCTTGTAGGGACGGACCATCTTTGACAAGTATTTCCACAAGTCTGGAAGCAGTTAATTGTTTGCTGAGAAGTTTAAAATCCTGCATAAGAGTAAATGTTACATATTAAAAACACTTGAGGCATCCCCACATGGATCTATTCTAACTCCCTTTAAAGTCTGTGTCAAAATTTCTAGTGGTTTCAAATGGTACTTCCAAATATGTAATTAATGGCACAGTGAAATTCTGGCCCTACTGATGTCAATGGGAATTTTTCCTAGACTGCAAAAAACAGTGTTAAGAAAGAACTTGTGAAAGCTCAtaactaaaaatataaaaaattacaattttgCCCTGtgatattttaattcatttttttcatgaataaaAGGTTTGAATTTAAACAGTGACACAAAACCCAGGCATATCAGTGGGAATTGTTCCTTAGCTTCAGTGTAATCTTGATCTGTGCCTGAATTACTGAATTTTAGTAAAGAATCTCATGTTCATCTTGCAATATATTAATACTTTATTAAAGTGGTTTACCATGTTATTTCAAAAGCTGCCAGTCTTTGAGTTCTACCAGTGAAACATTTTCATATATACATTTTGCAGGGTAGGGCCTGCAAAGCcagcaaaaatatttatattcccTTAAAACATATTTGTCTAAGATTTGAATATCTGAAATTATCAAATATGAAATCAGAATTCAATCATGCAAAAGTACATAAATAATTTCTGTAGAACAACTGTCCCTTTAATGTTCATTGGACAGTTTCTACAAATAACATCGCTGCTACCTTTTCAACTGTGCAGAAGCCACAGGGAGTATTTTAAAATGCTCATATAAACTGAACAAATAAAGCACATCTAATcacacaaaattttaaaaaataaaattattacgTTCAACATCCAAAGGAAGTGCCTCATAGTCATTGTGGGTTCAAATGGAGGTCTGCTACTCGGTCTACGAAAAGCTCTGTATATTTCCCAGCATTTGTCAATGTAGCTCATGGCAAAAACTGTACATCgttcttcagaaaataagataCCTTTAAAAAttgattggaaaaaaaccccacaccattACAATAAAAAACTGTGATGTATGTGGtactaattaattaattctgcACAGCACAGAAGAAATACCATTACTCACCTTGGATATGGCAGGCAGCGGGAATAACATTCCTGGACATCATTTCTGAGAAACACTTATGCAGATAAGGACCTTTCTCTctacagttgaaaaaaaaaaacaaaacaaccctctTGTCTGGAAAGACTCAAACTGATTACACTGAAAGAAATTTCATTAAAAGATGAAACTTACTTTTGCTCTTCATGATAGATATGAAATGCTAGATGAATAAGGTAAGATAAAAATGTTCTGAACAGTAAAGTCTCATGTGGACAATGTATCTCCTCAAGTTGTGTTTTATCGcctaaaaaaaaattgaaaaaataaatcttgattGCTATAACGTACATTAAAATGCTTATAGGCCTACTGACTTGTCAGCCTTTCTTATCCTCTCCATCTCTACCTATCACATTGTAACAACACTCCCAGAAGAATCAGACCAGACACAGCACCCCTTTCAAACAAGCACATCAAGGGAGAACCATCCACCTATAGCTGAATCTTATCAAAATCCTTCTTCCTAGAAATGCATCCACTCAGCATGTAGGATTGAAAAGGGAAGTGAAGTTGGTGTTAAACCCTTCACATACTAGGGACACTGAGTGTATAAATGGAACTGACTGATTAACAGGCTCtatggaagaaaaacaagatgCAAACTAAAGGTAAGAgcattggaaagaaaaaaaagatcgatctgtttcttctctttctcagatCTCTTAAAACTAACATGCAACAGTAATGGCAAGACCAGGGCTAAATACAACTTTTGAACAGATGGCTCTTTAGAACaatttttaaagtgatattttaattttgcattttcactTAAGCACCTGAAGCACCTGGAGAAGTGTTAATGCATCCACTGAGAAATCACAAGCAGAGGTACTCACTCGGGACCACTTAACTACCAGAGTTGATCTATCTGTAGAACTTGCCACTCCAACTCTGTACAGCTTACTATTAAAATTTCCAGATTCCAGATCCCAGTCAACAGAAATACAAACCACTCAATATCCGATCCATTTCGGCAAGAGTTATGTTGGAGTGATGAAACTTGCAGTCCTTCAGAAATCTCCAAAATTGGAGTTTAGTCATGAGGAAGGTGTTATCAAGAGAATGATCACAGCCTAAGCCACTGTAGAAGGTGTAAACTCTTCTCAGTTCTGTAATATGCCTCAACACAGCAAATTCTACCTAAATAAAACAGGGTATGGTTTCAGCATCGTCTCACAGCAAGTAGAGATCGGTTTGTATTGATCCTGTAACTGGGCATATAATGCCAATCAATATATGCTTTTGATCTTCTAAGTTCCAAGAGCAAATCCCTGGTTAAGTGTTCATGAGAACATTACTCAACTGTAgttataatacatattttttggtgactgaaaaaataaattagtctcCGTCAGCAGATAAACCTCACAGTAGCTAAAGACAGTTGCCAAATGCCCTTCcagaaaatgttaacattttttgtcttctaGTGAAAGCTCAGGAAGAGGCAATACTGTCTATtcattggttttgcttttctgttttcatggcCTTCAGGTTTTCAAATAATTCTGTAATGGTAAGAGTTACTTTAATACAAATAAACtagaaattaaataatatgaCACACACTGCGAGGGAAAATTGAAAAGATCAAACAGTAGACTCTTACTTGTTTCAGTTCTTCATGTCTCTCTTCCTCTGGCAAGAAGTCAAGCAGTGAAGATATATCCAACTCAGTATTTGATCCCAGaacaaaagtattttctgagccattaatgcaaataaaataaattagaacacACTAAAACGAAGTtaaatatgtacacacacacacaaaaaggtaTTATTCCTTCTTCTTTTACTGACTTCAAACTGAGAATAGACTCCTTTATAATGAGGAGTAGACTTAATAATCAACAGCATAACAGTGGAAGAGTAATTTTGTCAAATTCAACTCCTAGCTAAAAGGAAATATAGATACCACATATGTTACGAAACTTTCAGACAACAGTGTTCCAAAAGCATTACAAGATGTGTCACTCAACTCAAAGCGTCATGTACAGGAAACAAGAAGCATGAGACCAAAAGTCATTAATTATTAAGATAACTTCTATCTTTATCAAAGTTCTTTGAAGAAATATGTGCAGCTCTTGAGTAAGTATGAACAGCTTCATATACTTACTctacttcacagaaaaaaagaacaacaaagtgTGAACTGAGTAGAATTTGAATTTGTTTTAGGCTGCTTACTAGTGCCAAAATGACTTCCTGTGCAAATGGCATTCAGCTCTTCTGCATTCACTGCATCCACTTGAAAAGCAGGATAGTCTATTATATGATCATCTATGAACTCTCCTTCATAAACATAACCTTTCTTGAAGACAAACTTGCCCTATGGACAGATTTGATTCATTTcaatataaatataaatcaaaGATCAGACAAAAAGTAGCACTAATTCTCTAAATCACATTTTCTGTTAAGAATCTTGGTGAAAATGCAATATAAGagataaaataatgcaaaataatttttttctactctcttaaaaattactttgtcatCTATTAATTAAAGTACACTGCTGGGATGAAGAATTGCCTATGTATGTTtgattttgaaaagtattttgagGAAAAAGCAATACCCCCCCAAATAGAAAGACTTGTTTAGAATCTTTATTTTGCACATGTGGCACTTTGCTCACAGGGCTTTTTAAAACAGTCTGTTAATGCACAAGGATAGCTTGAAATCCATTAGCTCATAGTGTAAGAGTGAAAGTACTGACCAACCACTGCAAAAATCAAGATGCACCTACTGCACTGAAAATCTCCACAGTAAGAAGTAGTTCTTCATATGCACAACACACATCTAACCAGAGAATCAAATCCGTGGCCTGGCAAGGTCCTTGGAAGGACTCCTACTGCTTTCAGTGCACTCTGCCCTTTATGTTGGGATTCCATCCACAATGTGGATTTGGATTGAATGTAGTTTTCCATACAAAAATCTAGAGATCCACTATACAAAGCAGAATAGCCTCCCCTCTGGTGGTATCTGTAGTTTTGTCTTACTATGTGTCAATACTCACCTTGCCATGCTTCTTATTACAAACCCATTCACCATCGTACACTGCTCCACCGGCATATATGAACTTCCCATGCCCATGTCGTTCCCCATTTACAAAATCACCTATGTACTCATTCCTGAAAGGATACTGAGATGCAGGCTTTCTCTTCAAAAACCATATGTGGGTGCCATATCCATGCTGAAAAAAATTTgtatgtttagaaaaaaaaaagtctccagaAGAGCTAGAATTGCTACAGATCCATTAAAAAGGAGAACCACCGAGGCATCTTTAAGAGTCACTGTTGGAAAATCTCTCCAATAAAAGCACCCAGTTGACAGCTGCAGTACTTCAAACCATCCACAGAACTATATTCTACAAAAGTGCATGGGAGAACCATGCAGATACATCAACACATACTTGCACAAGCTCTACCAACAGGACTCCTGAAGACATCCTTCCTGCCTCAACCTTTTTGACTGTAATGCTCAACAGTCAGGTGAAGAACACCATGACAGACAGAGCACCACAGTGTCCCAGAAGCTGGACTCCTTGACAATTTTATGCAGAGTGAAAAGACAGGGAAAGTAGCTCGCATTCTTTTTACAGAAGAAatggaaggaacagaaaatgctaGAAATCTTCTCCTTCCATCATAAAACTTTTACAAGAGACAACAGTGTGTTCTAATATTTTACAGGTGACACAGAAGCAAATTGCCACATATATGCACTGCTGAAGTCGTATCTCAAGCTAAGTGTAGTCACaaacatttaacttttaaaactttttttagttaaaaagcTTTATATTTTCCATGAGAATATATTCCATGAGACTCAACATGAGAACCAACAGCGTATTTCTGCTATGTcaattggcaaaaaaaaaaataaaatcatacaaAGCTCCTTTGATATTGTACAAAACTTCCTATCTAGTTTTACTAGAGTAACAGACAGATGCTGAACTAAAGAGGTTGCTGAGGAAGATATTAATACCTGTATGCCATATACCCACTGTCCCATATACTCTTGATTATCTGTCAACCATctcattcttccttttccatGACGTACATTTTTCTCCCACTGACCTTCATAGATATTTCCAGATTTATAGCTGCAAGAAAACAATAAAAGTTAATGACTCATTCATAGGAAATTTTTAGTAGATCTTATGAAAGCAAGGTTTATGCAAAACCTCATTGCTAGTAAAGTTAACATTTATTAATGCTAAATATTAATATTACTTTGAAAGTTGGCTCACTGTCACATGGATATAAAGGTTTGATTGTACCCAGTTTACCACCTATTTTAACTTACAAATCACTGTAAAAATATTAAGcagctctttttttcccaaagagtCTTTGCCATAGCTAatcaaaatattcttttatatgTAATACCACATATAATTCATTTATTCACGAAAGCAGCTCTGTCTCTTCAAATCAGTcaagtttatttgtttttaaatgttgatttGTTGTTTACCAAAGCTCATTCTGGATTTTGTCTTTAGCCATTCTTTTGTGGGAATGATCACTAGAAATATACCAACATAAAAATGTAAGTTATAGAGAAGGTATATTTTATTAAGTGTTTTGTACATTTATTCCACTGCAGAAAGTACACACTACCATGAAATGGTAGCATTTGCATCCACATTAAACAATAGGAGGAACTATAAAATAAtacatgtaaaattaaaaaaaaaaaatgaagataagaATGAGTGCTATTATGTTTACCATCTCATTCCCCATCCTTCTTTGACATTATTTACCCAGTCACCTGAATACCAAGAGGTGTGTTCCTGATCATAATAAATGGTACCCTGAAACAAACAGTATAGTCAATTTAAATACCTATTCATCTACATTAATAAAACACCACATACAAATTATGACACATGTAATTACATTCTTTCTTATAGTAATTTTGAGACACTGTACTGAAAGCAACTGAAGTGataaagttaaattaaaaaagcaaccTCTTTTGATGAGTATTAGTTAACACCTTAAAAAAGACCAAGTGttcaaaaaaaattatattacaCTATGTCAAAGTCTACATGTTTTTCAAACCACTTGGAAATACTTTCAGAGAGCTAACTTTGCCAACTTAATCACAGTAGTCACTCTGAGACAGATCAGTTTTCTGACTTATTCAGTATTCAACTACCAACAGAAGGTCTACAGCGTTAATTCTTCTGTCTTTCTCTATCTGATAGCTTCCTCTCAGAACAAGCTGGTCAGACCATTGCACTGCTGACCATCCACAGCAGCCTGTGTGATTTTAGTGTCTCCTTAgtgacacagaaaaacaaaaaaatgtgatTGGAATGGGTTTTCTTCACATCCTGAGCATTGGTTTCAAAATGTTGGGCCCAGAAGAGTGTCCCAATCTGAGTGCACGAGACGGAGCCAGATAAAAGCACTACTTGTCTTTACAAAGTTGGAACTAGACGTTACTTACACTAGATAAGGCAGTCTTAATTGTAATTATCATACTTGGTCTTCTTAACACATTTGGGATGTAGGATCACTTTGTCATTACTGGGAAGCTAATTGTTTCCCACTGTTATATGGCTACTGATGCAGTCATCAGCTTTGACTTTGTCATCATCTACTCGGAGCAGTATGAGGTACAAACCACATAACAGGCCAATTACTCCTTTAGGATTTCATTCACCCCTTCTACTACAAACAAGATCCCACCCCAACTGTTTTAATTAGTATTTACGACTTCAGAGAAGATCCTTAGGAAAAAAACTAATCTCTACATAGCACAAGACCATGAGACAACAcaaaacatttttgcaaaatCTTTGCACAAGAGTGCCTGCTGGTCTAGAAGGTAGAGACTCAAGACCATGCTCTCATGTGGTGCTCTTACTCACCTTTCCATGCCTTTTGCCTTTATACCAGTAGCCAATGTAAGAAACAGGACGAGTACCGCTCCTGAAAAATCCAAATCCATGCCTAACTCCATTTTCAATTGCACCTTCATAAATGCTGCCATCATTCCATGTATAACGACCATTAAACATCTGCACGTTCTTAACAAACGTTCCCTAGAAGATTAAATTACAACATCTAAAAAACCAAGACTGGCTCTTCTACAAGTATCTGGGAGAAGTCAGGCTTGTGATTGAAGTCACTGCCATAGTTCTGCAGTTGCCACCCATACTGTACCAATTACTGCAGCTTATCTACTCTCCTTGAATTTGCACATCTAATTGCCTATAATTCTGTTCAGTTAAAAGTTAAATTGCACTTTACCTCATACTTCACTCCATCAGCCCACGTGTAAGTCCCATGTCCATGCATAAACCCTTGAGAAAACATGCCCTTCAAAATGAAGAGAGTGGCATTATTTGCAAACTTATTCTTAACCACAACTGA
The DNA window shown above is from Athene noctua chromosome 15, bAthNoc1.hap1.1, whole genome shotgun sequence and carries:
- the LOC141966290 gene encoding radial spoke head 10 homolog B2-like isoform X4, whose amino-acid sequence is MAKDKKKDGKKAEKSVHSPIPAQDTTAEGSLTKLSDLQTLVNEVEETQSNPVTPDKEPAEAEEPPVQDVPQYYEEPILQVIVKSYEGEKVRGLYEGEGFAYFEGGNTYKGMFSQGFMHGHGTYTWADGVKYEGTFVKNVQMFNGRYTWNDGSIYEGAIENGVRHGFGFFRSGTRPVSYIGYWYKGKRHGKGTIYYDQEHTSWYSGDWVNNVKEGWGMRCYKSGNIYEGQWEKNVRHGKGRMRWLTDNQEYMGQWVYGIQHGYGTHIWFLKRKPASQYPFRNEYIGDFVNGERHGHGKFIYAGGAVYDGEWVCNKKHGKGKFVFKKGYVYEGEFIDDHIIDYPAFQVDAVNAEELNAICTGSHFGTKNTFVLGSNTELDISSLLDFLPEEERHEELKQVEFAVLRHITELRRVYTFYSGLGCDHSLDNTFLMTKLQFWRFLKDCKFHHSNITLAEMDRILSGDKTQLEEIHCPHETLLFRTFLSYLIHLAFHIYHEEQKEKGPYLHKCFSEMMSRNVIPAACHIQGILFSEERCTVFAMSYIDKCWEIYRAFRRPSSRPPFEPTMTMRHFLWMLNDFKLLSKQLTASRLVEILVKDGPSLQDSSSINLEPELVFLEFVEALLDCALVYVTSDMIKEQVACDNRKRSSFRIEGLSEGTTTVSLYPEHSLSQYSRSTIGTDLNDDISESTELYTCSWLSSSKSVISQDEIKKHEILLSHFTQLMEISKMFRRCSGGMQQKNKISRQQRN
- the LOC141966290 gene encoding radial spoke head 10 homolog B2-like isoform X1, yielding MAKDKKKDGKKAEKSVHSPIPAQDTTAEGSLTKLSDLQTLVNEVEETQSNPVTPDKEPAEAEEPPVQDVPQYYEEPILQVIVKSYEGEKVRGLYEGEGFAYFEGGNTYKGMFSQGFMHGHGTYTWADGVKYEGTFVKNVQMFNGRYTWNDGSIYEGAIENGVRHGFGFFRSGTRPVSYIGYWYKGKRHGKGTIYYDQEHTSWYSGDWVNNVKEGWGMRCYKSGNIYEGQWEKNVRHGKGRMRWLTDNQEYMGQWVYGIQHGYGTHIWFLKRKPASQYPFRNEYIGDFVNGERHGHGKFIYAGGAVYDGEWVCNKKHGKGKFVFKKGYVYEGEFIDDHIIDYPAFQVDAVNAEELNAICTGSHFGTKNTFVLGSNTELDISSLLDFLPEEERHEELKQVEFAVLRHITELRRVYTFYSGLGCDHSLDNTFLMTKLQFWRFLKDCKFHHSNITLAEMDRILSGDKTQLEEIHCPHETLLFRTFLSYLIHLAFHIYHEEQKEKGPYLHKCFSEMMSRNVIPAACHIQGILFSEERCTVFAMSYIDKCWEIYRAFRRPSSRPPFEPTMTMRHFLWMLNDFKLLSKQLTASRLVEILVKDGPSLQDSSSINLEPELVFLEFVEALLDCALVYVTSDMIKEQVACDNRKRSSFRIEGLSEGTTTVSLYPEHSLSQYSRSTIGTDLNDDISESTELYTCSWLSSSKSVISQDEIKKHESLRPSEDRGQPLQGFLLDTSLSFHTTHGDIKDVPSLFRWDAAKEQDFSPAKELTDEPKEGKTEQDEEFSLWMCQVQIFFTTKLLPAYQHEKVLREKIKENRIRDAELAELRKIKDEELAELIAGREAEEAKSQEAAATEKAFDSKNAYFKELEEPVTQLVTTRSATRGPSSFQGGTKVPAGKKRKKK
- the LOC141966290 gene encoding radial spoke head 10 homolog B-like isoform X6, with the translated sequence MRSGTRPVSYIGYWYKGKRHGKGTIYYDQEHTSWYSGDWVNNVKEGWGMRCYKSGNIYEGQWEKNVRHGKGRMRWLTDNQEYMGQWVYGIQHGYGTHIWFLKRKPASQYPFRNEYIGDFVNGERHGHGKFIYAGGAVYDGEWVCNKKHGKGKFVFKKGYVYEGEFIDDHIIDYPAFQVDAVNAEELNAICTGSHFGTKNTFVLGSNTELDISSLLDFLPEEERHEELKQVEFAVLRHITELRRVYTFYSGLGCDHSLDNTFLMTKLQFWRFLKDCKFHHSNITLAEMDRILSGDKTQLEEIHCPHETLLFRTFLSYLIHLAFHIYHEEQKEKGPYLHKCFSEMMSRNVIPAACHIQGILFSEERCTVFAMSYIDKCWEIYRAFRRPSSRPPFEPTMTMRHFLWMLNDFKLLSKQLTASRLVEILVKDGPSLQDSSSINLEPELVFLEFVEALLDCALVYVTSDMIKEQVACDNRKRSSFRIEGLSEGTTTVSLYPEHSLSQYSRSTIGTDLNDDISESTELYTCSWLSSSKSVISQDEIKKHESLRPSEDRGQPLQGFLLDTSLSFHTTHGDIKDVPSLFRWDAAKEQDFSPAKELTDEPKEGKTEQDEEFSLWMCQVQIFFTTKLLPAYQHEKVLREKIKENRIRDAELAELRKIKDEELAELIAGREAEEAKSQEAAATEKAFDSKNAYFKELEEPVTQLVTTRSATRGPSSFQGGTKVPAGKKRKKK
- the LOC141966290 gene encoding radial spoke head 10 homolog B2-like isoform X2, which gives rise to MAKDKKKDGKKAEKSVHSPIPAQDTTAEGSLTKLSDLQTLVNEVEETQSNPVTPDKEPAEAEEPPVQDVPQYYEEPILQVIVKSYEGEKVRGLYEGEGFAYFEGGNTYKGMFSQGFMHGHGTYTWADGVKYEGTFVKNVQMFNGRYTWNDGSIYEGAIENGVRHGFGFFRSGTRPVSYIGYWYKGKRHGKGTIYYDQEHTSWYSGDWVNNVKEGWGMRCYKSGNIYEGQWEKNVRHGKGRMRWLTDNQEYMGQWVYGIQHGYGTHIWFLKRKPASQYPFRNEYIGDFVNGERHGHGKFIYAGGAVYDGEWVCNKKHGKGKFVFKKGYVYEGEFIDDHIIDYPAFQVDAVNAEELNAICTGSHFGTKNTFVLGSNTELDISSLLDFLPEEERHEELKQVEFAVLRHITELRRVYTFYSGLGCDHSLDNTFLMTKLQFWRFLKDCKFHHSNITLAEMDRILSGDKTQLEEIHCPHETLLFRTFLSYLIHLAFHIYHEEQKEKGPYLHKCFSEMMSRNVIPAACHIQGILFSEERCTVFAMSYIDKCWEIYRAFRRPSSRPPFEPTMTMRHFLWMLNDFKLLSKQLTASRLVEILVKDGPSLQDSSSINLEPELVFLEFVEALLDCALVYVTSDMIKEQVACDNRKRSSFRIEGLSEGTTTVSLYPEHSLSQYSRSTIGTDLNDDISESTELYTCSWLSSSKSVISQDEIKKHESLRPSEDRGQPLQGFLLDTSLSFHTTHGDIKDVPSLFRWDAAKEQDFSPAKELTDLLLEEKQKRQKAKKQLQQKKHLIPRMHILRS
- the LOC141966290 gene encoding radial spoke head 10 homolog B-like isoform X3, producing the protein MRERLLRTCRCLMVVIHGMMAAFMKVQLKMELGMDLDFSGAVLVLFLTLATGIKAKGMERVPFIMIRNTPLGIQVTGYKSGNIYEGQWEKNVRHGKGRMRWLTDNQEYMGQWVYGIQHGYGTHIWFLKRKPASQYPFRNEYIGDFVNGERHGHGKFIYAGGAVYDGEWVCNKKHGKGKFVFKKGYVYEGEFIDDHIIDYPAFQVDAVNAEELNAICTGSHFGTKNTFVLGSNTELDISSLLDFLPEEERHEELKQVEFAVLRHITELRRVYTFYSGLGCDHSLDNTFLMTKLQFWRFLKDCKFHHSNITLAEMDRILSGDKTQLEEIHCPHETLLFRTFLSYLIHLAFHIYHEEQKEKGPYLHKCFSEMMSRNVIPAACHIQGILFSEERCTVFAMSYIDKCWEIYRAFRRPSSRPPFEPTMTMRHFLWMLNDFKLLSKQLTASRLVEILVKDGPSLQDSSSINLEPELVFLEFVEALLDCALVYVTSDMIKEQVACDNRKRSSFRIEGLSEGTTTVSLYPEHSLSQYSRSTIGTDLNDDISESTELYTCSWLSSSKSVISQDEIKKHESLRPSEDRGQPLQGFLLDTSLSFHTTHGDIKDVPSLFRWDAAKEQDFSPAKELTDEPKEGKTEQDEEFSLWMCQVQIFFTTKLLPAYQHEKVLREKIKENRIRDAELAELRKIKDEELAELIAGREAEEAKSQEAAATEKAFDSKNAYFKELEEPVTQLVTTRSATRGPSSFQGGTKVPAGKKRKKK
- the LOC141966290 gene encoding radial spoke head 10 homolog B-like isoform X5; protein product: MRERLLRTCRCLMVVIHGMMAAFMKVQLKMELGMDLDFSGAVLVLFLTLATGIKAKGMESYKSGNIYEGQWEKNVRHGKGRMRWLTDNQEYMGQWVYGIQHGYGTHIWFLKRKPASQYPFRNEYIGDFVNGERHGHGKFIYAGGAVYDGEWVCNKKHGKGKFVFKKGYVYEGEFIDDHIIDYPAFQVDAVNAEELNAICTGSHFGTKNTFVLGSNTELDISSLLDFLPEEERHEELKQVEFAVLRHITELRRVYTFYSGLGCDHSLDNTFLMTKLQFWRFLKDCKFHHSNITLAEMDRILSGDKTQLEEIHCPHETLLFRTFLSYLIHLAFHIYHEEQKEKGPYLHKCFSEMMSRNVIPAACHIQGILFSEERCTVFAMSYIDKCWEIYRAFRRPSSRPPFEPTMTMRHFLWMLNDFKLLSKQLTASRLVEILVKDGPSLQDSSSINLEPELVFLEFVEALLDCALVYVTSDMIKEQVACDNRKRSSFRIEGLSEGTTTVSLYPEHSLSQYSRSTIGTDLNDDISESTELYTCSWLSSSKSVISQDEIKKHESLRPSEDRGQPLQGFLLDTSLSFHTTHGDIKDVPSLFRWDAAKEQDFSPAKELTDEPKEGKTEQDEEFSLWMCQVQIFFTTKLLPAYQHEKVLREKIKENRIRDAELAELRKIKDEELAELIAGREAEEAKSQEAAATEKAFDSKNAYFKELEEPVTQLVTTRSATRGPSSFQGGTKVPAGKKRKKK